The Sphingosinicella humi genome has a window encoding:
- a CDS encoding DUF4349 domain-containing protein gives MRRQLLVTALLVAAGCSEGGQETASNVRSYDVAEEPPPPMEPPAPGSREAGTAVQVAMPQIAYTYSYSFRLPSDGVASVQERHLKLCESLGSARCRVVDMSRSSGSGDYVQGALKLQVSSSIARAFGDRLVNAAAEGGGETIDRGISAEDLSKQIVDTAARIRTKEALVERLTALLQTRSGNIEQAVEAERAINAAQEELEKARAWLLEMRGRVAMSTFDIGYTSAAPLAGGVSDPLRDAMGSVGDMFGRSLALIITLIATLLPWALLGLLAWGVIFLIRRRIGTESPNQQVEESLPVSENPAA, from the coding sequence ATGCGCCGTCAGCTACTCGTTACTGCCCTGCTGGTCGCGGCCGGCTGTTCGGAAGGGGGGCAGGAAACGGCCTCTAACGTCCGTAGCTACGACGTCGCCGAAGAACCGCCCCCACCGATGGAGCCGCCAGCGCCTGGTTCGCGAGAGGCCGGCACCGCGGTGCAGGTGGCAATGCCGCAGATCGCCTACACCTACAGCTACAGCTTCCGCCTTCCCTCTGACGGCGTCGCGAGCGTCCAGGAAAGGCATCTGAAGCTCTGTGAATCGCTCGGTTCCGCGCGCTGCCGCGTGGTCGACATGTCTCGCAGCTCGGGCAGCGGCGATTATGTGCAAGGCGCGCTGAAGCTCCAGGTGTCCTCCTCCATCGCCCGCGCCTTCGGCGACCGGCTCGTCAATGCGGCGGCCGAGGGCGGCGGCGAGACGATCGATCGCGGCATTTCCGCAGAGGATCTGTCGAAGCAGATCGTGGATACGGCGGCCCGAATCCGAACCAAGGAAGCGCTGGTCGAGCGCCTCACCGCCCTCCTCCAGACGCGGAGCGGCAACATCGAGCAAGCGGTCGAGGCGGAACGCGCGATCAACGCCGCGCAGGAAGAACTCGAGAAAGCGCGTGCCTGGCTTCTCGAAATGCGCGGTCGCGTGGCCATGTCGACCTTCGACATCGGCTATACGAGCGCCGCTCCGCTTGCGGGCGGGGTAAGCGATCCCCTGCGGGATGCGATGGGCAGCGTCGGCGACATGTTCGGACGTAGCCTCGCGCTCATCATAACACTCATCGCAACGCTGCTTCCCTGGGCGCTGCTAGGTCTTCTGGCCTGGGGGGTGATTTTCCTGATCCGCCGTCGGATTGGAACTGAGTCGCCCAATCAACAGGTGGAGGAATCGCTTCCGGTTTCCGAGAATCCGGCCGCCTGA